A stretch of Gambusia affinis linkage group LG10, SWU_Gaff_1.0, whole genome shotgun sequence DNA encodes these proteins:
- the LOC122838256 gene encoding 1-phosphatidylinositol 4,5-bisphosphate phosphodiesterase gamma-1-like, with amino-acid sequence MCAARFSGCLNGCAEEAACGAVSPAMASRMLDWTEVGPRILESLEMGTVMTIFHQKKSQRPERKTFQIREDTRQIVWGKSPDKMEGEVDIREIRELRLGKGSRDFERYPEEARKLDSAHCFIVLYGLEFRLRTLSLAAYSEEEVNMWIAGLNWLMVDTQRAPAPQQIERWLRKQFEVMDRNHEGCIALKDVKALLPQINYRVPNMRFLKDKLQEVEAKNELLFPNFAQLYRTLMFDAQRSIIEQLDLSFPLRNVDRPELCQISLYDFQKFLQMDQRESWASDLSRVREFLMTYMREGPQPEPMLQLDEFLTFLFSKENTVADPRLSPVVPEDMKRPLSQYWISSSHNTYLTGDQFSSESSLEAYARCLRMGCRCVELDCWDGPDDLPIIYHGHTLTSKIKFLDVLHTIKEHAFVTSEYPVILSIEDHCSVVQQRNMATHFKKVFGELLLTKPVDNNADELPSPYQLRRKILIKHKKLVEGTLYEEVTSASYSENDISNSLKNGILYLEDPIDHTWTPHYFVLTSNKIYYSEETSRYQTADEEEEDMLKEECNNNEQHCAERWFHGKLGGGRDGRQVAEKLLQEYCEGGGKDGTFLVRESETFVGDYTLSFWRSGRVQHCRIHSRQESGSTRFYLTDNLVFDSLYHLICHYREVPLRCNEFEMRLENPVPQPNAHESREWYHSNLSRVQAEHMLMRVPRDGAFLVRKRSEHNSYAISFRAEGKIKHCRIQQDGRLFMLGGSAEFESLVDLVCYYEKHPLYRKMKLRYPINEDTLDRMGTVELDYGALYEARTPHFYVEANKMPTARCTVKALYDYRAQREDELCFPKQALILNVDKQEGGWWRGDYGGKKQLWFPANYVEEVSSSPTREIDEASTENSPLGNLLKGFIDVPTCHVAVHKDGKNSRPYVFTIHSQHLSSHPVQSLDVAAESLEDLTCWVSKIREAAQNADARMQEEKQMERRKKIAVELSDLVVYCRPVPFNEDKIGTERACYRDMSSFPETKAEKFATRARGKRFLQYNLRQLSRVYPRGQRLDSSNYDPLPMWLCGSQLVALNFQTPDKPMQLNQALFLLGGSSGFVPQPDIMRDDTFDPFDKDTLHVEPITLQLQVLGARHLPKNGRSIVCPFVEVEICGADYDGFKCKTDVVADNGLNPVWVQRQFVFDIHNPTFSFLRFTVFEEDMFSDPNFLAQATYPVRLLRTGYRSVPLKNNYSEELELASLLVHIEIYNAKEEDDENMYTSIERLRDRTSELSTRVSLLERSGSADLSYQQSVEELRATQDQLSELVEARNHRLMEKKRREKLRQQFSAKRI; translated from the exons TTGACATACGGGAGATCCGGGAGCTGCGGTTGGGAAAAGGCTCGCGTGACTTTGAGCGGTACCCGGAGGAGGCTCGTAAACTGGACTCGGCCCACTGCTTCATCGTGTTGTATGGCCTCGAGTTTCGCCTGCGGACGCTCAGCTTGGCAG CCTACAGTGAAGAGGAAGTCAACATGTGGATTGCGGGTCTGAACTGGCTGATGGTCGATACCCAGAGAGCACCGGCACCACAGCAAATAGAAAG GTGGTTGAGGAAACAGTTTGAAGTCATGGACAGGAACCACGAAGGCTG CATCGCATTGAAAGATGTCAAAGCTCTTCTGCCTCAGATCAACTACAGAGTCCCCAACATGCGCTTTCTCAAAGACAAACTGCAG GAGGTGGAGGCAAAGAATGAACTGTTGTTCCCCAACTTTGCACAGCTCTACAGGACACTTATGTTTGATGCTCAGAGGAGT ATTATTGAGCAGCTGGATCTCTCCTTTCCCCTGCG AAATGTGGATCGGCCAGAGCTTTGTCAGATCTCACTCTACGACTTCCAGAAGTTTTTACAGATGGACCAGAGG gaGTCCTGGGCATCAGATTTGAGTCGAGTCAGGGAGTTTCTCATGACCTACATGAGAGAAGGACCTCAGCCTGAACCAATGCTGCAGCTGGATGAG ttCCTTACTTTCCTGTTCTCAAAAGAAAACACTGTGGCAGACCCTCGACTTTCACCAGTTGTCCCTGAAGATATGAAAAGGCCGCTGTCACAGTACTGGATCTCCTCTTCACACAACAC GTACCTGACAGGTGATCAGTTTTCGAGTGAGTCGTCTCTAGAAGCCTACGCTCGTTGTCTTAGGATGGGCTGCCGCTGCGTTGAAC TGGACTGCTGGGATGGACCAGATGATCTGCCAATCATCTACCATGGCCACACTTTAACCTCCAAGATCAAATTCCTGGATGTGCTGCACACCATCAAAGAACACGCCTTTGTCACATCCGA GTATCCTGTGATCTTATCCATTGAGGACCACTGCAGTGTAGTCCAGCAGAGGAACATGGCAACGCACTTCAAGAAGGTGTTTGGAGAGCTGCTGCTCACAAAGCCAGTTGACAATAACGCGGACGAGCTTCCTTCACCCTACCAGCTCCGCAGGAAGATCCTCATCAAG cacaaaaagCTGGTGGAAGGGACCCTGTATGAAGAGGTGACTTCAGCTAGCTACTCTGAAAACGACATCAGCAACTCACTGAAGAATGGCATCCTTTACCTCGAGGACCCCATCGACCAT ACCTGGACACCACATTATTTTGTCTTGACCAGCAATAAGATTTACTACTCAGAGGAGACATCTCGCTACCAAACAgctgatgaagaagaagaagatatgTTAAAGGAG GAGTGTAACAACAACGAGCAGCACTGTGCAGAGCGCTGGTTTCATGGGAAGCTGGGAGGAGGTCGCGACGGTCGGCAGGTGGCAGAGAAGCTGCTCCAGGAGTACTGTGAAGGCGGGGGTAAAGACGGGACCTTCCTGGTGCGAGAGAGCGAGACGTTTGTCGGAGACTACACCCTGTCCTTCTG GCGTTCTGGTCGGGTGCAGCACTGCAGGATCCACTCACGTCAGGAGTCTGGGTCCACCCGATTCTACCTGACAGACAACCTTGTGTTTGACAGCCTCTACCATCTCATCTGCCACTACAGAGAGGTGCCTCTGCGCTGCAATGAGTTTGAAATGAGGCTGGAAAATCCCGTGCCGCAACCCAATGCACACGAGAGCAGAGA ATGGTACCACTCCAACCTGTCCCGTGTTCAAGCTGAACACATGCTGATGCGCGTTCCCCGAGACGGAGCTTTCTTGGTGCGAAAACGCAGTGAGCACAACTCCTATGCCATCTCCTTTAG GGCAGAGGGTAAAATCAAACACTGTCGCATCCAGCAGGATGGTCGTCTATTCATGTTGGGGGGTTCGGCAGAGTTTGAAAGTTTGGTGGATCTAGTCTGTTATTATGAGAAACATCCTCTGTACCGTAAGATGAAGCTCCGCTACCCAATAAATGAAGACACTTTGGACCGAATGGGCACCGTG GAGCTTGACTATGGAGCGCTGTATGAGGCCAGAACTCCTCATTTTTATGTAGAGGCCAACAAGATGCCCACAGCACGG TGTACAGTCAAAGCTCTGTATGACTACCGAGCGCAGAGAGAAGATGAGCTTTGTTTCCCCAAACAAGCACTTATCCTGAATGTGGACAAGCAGGAGGGCGGCTG GTGGAGAGGCGACTACGGAGGAAAGAAGCAGCTGTGGTTTCCTGCAAACTACGTGGAGGAGGTGTCCAGCTCTCCTACCAGAGAAATTGATGAAGCA TCTACAGAGAACAGTCCTCTGGGTAATCTCCTGAAAGGGTTCATCGATGTACCCACCTGCCATGTTG CCGTGCATAAAGACGGGAAGAACTCCCGGCCCTATGTGTTTACCATCCACTCTCAGCACCTGAGCTCTCACCCGGTCCAGAGTCTGGACGTGGCAGCGGAGAGTCTGGAAGATCTCACCTGCTGGGTCAGCAAAATCAGAGAAGCTGCACAGAATGCTGATGCACGG ATGCAGGAGGAGAAACAaatggagaggaggaagaagattGCTGTTGAACTGTCTGATCTTGTGGTTTACTGCCGGCCGGTACCGTTCAACGAAGACA AAATCGGGACTGAGCGTGCCTGTTACAGGGACATGTCTTCCTTCCCGGAGACAAAAGCGGAGAAGTTTGCGACTCGCGCCAGAGGAAAGCGCTTCCTGCAGTACAACCTCCGGCAGCTGTCCAGAGTTTATCCCAGAGGCCAGAGACTGGACTCCTCCAACTACGACCCGTTGCCCATGTGGCTCTGCGGCTCCCAGCTGGTTGCTCTCAATTTTCAAACTCCAG ATAAACCCATGCAGCTGAACCAGGCCTTGTTCCTGCTTGGAGGCAGCAGTGGTTTTGTCCCCCAACCTGACATCATGAGAGACGATACCTTTGATCCTTTTGACAAGGACACGCTGCATGTTGAGCCGATCACCCTCCAGCTACAG GTTCTGGGAGCACGGCATCTGCCGAAAAATGGCCGCAGCATCGTTTGTCCCTTCGTGGAGGTGGAGATCTGTGGAGCCGACTACGACGGCTTTAAATGCAAGACTGACGTCGTAG CTGATAACGGTCTGAATCCTGTGTGGGTGCAGAGGCAGTTTGTGTTCGACATCCACAACCCCACCTTCTCCTTCCTGCGCTTCACCGTTTTTGAAGAGGACATGTTCAGTGATCCCAACTTCTTGGCACAAGCCACATATCCGGTCCGTCTGCTGCGGACAG GCTACAGGAGTGTTCCTCTGAAGAACAACTACAGTGAGGAGCTGGAGCTGGCCTCACTTCTGGTTCACATTGAGATCTACAATGCAAAG GAAGAAGACGACGAGAACATGTACACATCCATCGAGCGGCTGAGGGATCGGACGAGTGAGTTGTCCACCAGGGTTTCTCTCCTGGAGAGGTCGGGATCCGCAGATCTGAGCTACCAGCAGAGTGTGGAGGAGCTCAGGGCCACTCAGGACCAGCTGAGTGAGCTGGTGGAAGCTCGTAACCACCG GTTaatggagaagaagaggagggagaaacTGAGGCAGCAGTTTTCAGCCAAGCGCATTTAA